Proteins encoded in a region of the Vicia villosa cultivar HV-30 ecotype Madison, WI linkage group LG5, Vvil1.0, whole genome shotgun sequence genome:
- the LOC131603576 gene encoding auxin response factor 2B → MFGMRDLEEERERRDNMASSEVSMKGNCVNGKGETNEGVGDGQNGSSSSSSGEAEVQLYRELWHACAGPLVTVPREGELVFYFPQGHIEQVEASTNQASEQHMPVYDLRPKILCRVINVMLKAEPDTDEVFAQVTLVPEPNQDENAVEKEAPPAPPPRFHVHSFCKTLTASDTSTHGGFSVLRRHADECLPPLDMSKQPPTQELVAKDLHGNEWRFRHIFRGQPRRHLLQSGWSVFVSSKRLVAGDAFIFLRGENGELRVGVRRAMRQQGNVPSSVISSHSMHLGVLATAWHAVMTGTMFTVYYKPRTSPAEFIVPYDQYMESLKNNYTIGMRFKMRFEGEEAPEQRFTGTIVGIEDSDTKRWPKSKWRCLKVRWDETSNIPRPERVSPWKIEPALAPPALNPLPMPRPKRPRANIVPSSPDSSVLTREASSKVSMDPLPASGYQRVLQGQESSTLRGNLAESNESYNAEKSVVWPPANDEEKIDAVSTSRRYGSENWMSMSRQEPTYSDLLSGFGSARGDHSSQQLFVDQTGHMVNHGRKNLLDRDGKHNMLSQWPVMPPGLSLNFLHSNMKGSPQVGDNSTYQLQGNMRYSAFGDYSVLHGHKVENPHGNFLMPPPPPTQYESPRSRELPHKQMSATTSEAAKQKDGECKLFGFSLLSSPTMQDPSVSQRNNTSETVIPMQISSSQQHTFENDQKSEHSKSSKPADNPVVVDDQENQIQTPQSQLKDVQLKSQNGSARSCTKVHKKGIALGRSVDLTKFNDYDELVTELDQLFEFGGELASPQKDWLVVYTDNEGDMMLVGDDPWQEFCSMVRKIYIYPKEEIQKMSPGTLSSKNEENHSATDGGDAQETKCQMNQTTSDA, encoded by the exons ATGTTTGGGATGAGAGATCTGGAggaagaaagagagagaagagataaCATGGCGTCGTCTGAGGTTTCTATGAAGGGGAATTGTGTGAATGGAAAAGGTGAAACAAACGAGGGTGTTGGAGATGGTCAAAATGGCTCTTCGTCTTCATCATCAGGAG AAGCTGAGGTTCAACTTTACAGAGAACTATGGCATGCTTGTGCGGGACCGTTGGTGACGGTTCCGAGAGAAGGAGAGCTTGTGTTTTATTTTCCTCAAGGACATATTGAACAG GTGGAGGCTTCGACGAATCAAGCGTCGGAACAACACATGCCGGTTTACGATCTCCGACCTAAGATCCTCTGTCGGGTCATCAACGTTATGTTGAAG GCGGAGCCTGATACTGATGAGGTGTTTGCACAAGTGACTTTGGTTCCAGAGCCAAAT CAAGATGAGAATGCGGTTGAGAAAGaagctcctcctgctcctcctccgcGGTTTCATGTTCATTCGTTTTGTAAAACGTTGACAGCTTCTGATACTAGTACCCATGGTGGGTTTTCTGTTCTTCGACGTCACGCTGATGAATGTCTTCCTCCACTG GACATGTCAAAGCAACCACCTACACAGGAGTTGGTGGCAAAAGATTTGCATGGAAATGAGTGGCGTTTTAGACACATCTTTCGCG GTCAACCGCGTAGACACTTGCTTCAAAGTGGTTGGAGTGTTTTTGTCAGTTCTAAGAGGCTGGTTGCTGGAGATGCATTTATATTTCTAAG AGGTGAGAATGGTGAGCTTCGTGTTGGTGTAAGGCGTGCAATGAGGCAGCAGGGTAATGTTCCGTCCTCGGTTATCTCCAGCCACAGCATGCATCTTGGTGTTCTTGCAACTGCTTGGCATGCAGTGATGACAGGGACCATGTTCACTGTCTATTACAAACCTCG GACCAGTCCAGCGGAATTTATTGTTCCATATGATCAATACATGGAGTCTCTCAAAAATAATTATACCATTGGTATGCGGTTCAAAATGAGATTTGAGGGTGAAGAGGCTCCTGAGCAAAG GTTTACCGGGACCATTGTTGGAATTGAAGATTCTGACACTAAAAGATGGCCTAAATCTAAATGGAGATGTCTCAAGGTTAGATGGGACGAAACATCTAACATACCTCGTCCTGAGAGAGTATCCCCTTGGAAAATAGAGCCTGCTCTTGCCCCTCCAGCTCTGAATCCTCTTCCGATGCCCAGGCCTAAAAGGCCTCGTGCTAACATTGTTCCATCATCTCCAGATTCTTCTGTTCTTACTCGCGAAG CATCGTCTAAAGTAAGCATGGACCCTTTGCCCGCTAGCGGTTATCAAAGGGTCTTGCAAGGTCAAGAATCATCGACCTTGAGAGGAAATTTGGCAGAGAGCAACGAGTCTTATAATGCAGAGAAATCTGTTGTGTGGCCACCAGCAAATGATGAGGAAAAGATTGATGCTGTTTCTACTTCAAGAAGATATGGATCAGAGAACTGGATGTCAATGTCAAGGCAGGAGCCAACATATTCGGATCTTCTATCAGGATTTGGCAGTGCCCGTGGAGATCATTCATCCCAGCAATTGTTCGTTGATCAAACTGGTCACATGGTCAACCATGGTAGGAAAAATTTGTTGGATCGCGATGGGAAACATAACATGCTTAGTCAGTGGCCTGTAATGCCACCTGGTCTGTCGCTCAATTTCTTGCACTCTAATATGAAAGGTTCTCCACAAGTCGGCGATAATTCAACTTACCAACTTCAAGGGAATATGAGATACAGTGCGTTTGGTGACTACTCTGTGCTTCATGGACATAAAGTTGAAAATCCACATGGAAACTTTTTGATGCCACCTCCACCTCCAACTCAGTATGAGAGTCCTCGTTCAAGAGAACTTCCTCATAAACAAATGTCTGCAACTACCAGTGAGGCGGCAAAACAGAAAGACGGCGAATGTAAGCTTTTCGGCTTCTCGCTTCTCAGTAGCCCGACTATGCAAGATCCTTCAGTATCACAAAGAAATAATACAAGTGAGACAGTTATTCCCATGCAAatttcatcatcacaacaacataCTTTTGAAAATGATCAGAAGTCCGAGCATTCAAAGAGCTCAAAACCGGCAGATAATCCCGTTGTAGTCGATGACCAAgagaatcaaattcaaactcctcAATCTCAACTCAAAGATGTTCAACTCAAATCTCAAAATGGTTCTGCTCGAAGTTGCACAAAA GTTCACAAGAAAGGGATCGCACTTGGTAGGTCGGTTGATCTTACAAAGTTTAACGACTACGATGAACTAGTCACTGAATTGGATCAGCTATTTGAATTCGGAGGCGAATTAGCATCTCCTCAGAAAGATTGGCTTGTCGTCTACACTGATAACGAGGGTGACATGATGCTTGTTGGTGATGATCCATGGCA GGAGTTTTGTTCGATGGTCCGCAAGATCTACATCTACCCTAAAGAGGAGATTCAGAAAATGAGCCCCGGTACATTGAGTTCAAAGAACGAAGAGAATCATTCAGCTACCGATGGCGGAGATGCACAGGAAACAAAATGTCAGATGAATCAAACAACTTCAGATGCTTGA